From the genome of Homalodisca vitripennis isolate AUS2020 chromosome 8, UT_GWSS_2.1, whole genome shotgun sequence, one region includes:
- the LOC124367115 gene encoding delta-aminolevulinic acid dehydratase-like isoform X1 gives MIECTTALAMTFVTSKRDTNGSSADSKDNPVLQAIPMLRSSFPDLVIACDVCLCSYTNHGHCGILRDNGSIHNELSIKRLAEVAVAYAKAGCHIVAPSDMMDGRVLAIKDALREAQMCSSVSLLSYAVKFASAFYGPFREASKSSPAFGNRKAYQLPPGSSGLAARAASRDVDEGCDLLMVKPGIAYLDILRQTKQAYPNIPLFVYQVSGEYAMLYHAAKAGSFSLEDGVAETLTAFRRAGADCIITYFAPLILDMLAEGKL, from the exons atgattGAATGTACCACTGCTTTAGCAATGACGTTTGTAACATCGAAACGC GATACCAATGGATCCAGTGCTGATTCGAAAGACAATCCAGTGCTCCAAGCAATTCCCATGTTAAGATCTTCATTTCCAGATCTTGTTATTGCATGTGAT GTGTGCCTGTGTTCCTATACAAATCATGGCCACTGTGGTATCTTGAGAGACAACGGTAGTATCCACAACGAACTGAGCATCAAGAGGCTTGCAGAAGTCGCTGTAGCTTATGCTAAAGCAG GTTGCCACATAGTTGCACCCTCGGACATGATGGATGGGAGGGTGTTGGCCATCAAGGATGCTCTGCGTGAAGCTCAGATGTGCTCATCAGTCTCTCTGCTCTCTTATGCTGTGAAGTTTGCCTCAGCGTTCTATGGACCGTTCCGTGAGGCATCAAAGTCGTCCCCTGCATTTGGCAACAGGAAAGCTTACCAGCTACCTCCTGGCAGTTCAGGCCTAGCAGCTAGAGCAGCG TCAAGGGATGTGGACGAGGGGTGTGACTTGCTCATGGTGAAACCTGGTATCGCATACCTGGACATCCTCCGCCAGACCAAGCAAGCCTACCCGAATATACCTCTGTTTGTATATCAG GTATCTGGTGAGTACGCCATGCTGTATCATGCAGCCAAAGCAGGTAGTTTCAGTTTGGAGGACGGCGTGGCTGAAACATTAACGGCTTTTCGTAGGGCAG GAGCTGACTGTATCATAACATACTTTGCTCCATTAATCTTGGATATGTTGGCAGAAGGCAagttatag
- the LOC124367115 gene encoding delta-aminolevulinic acid dehydratase-like isoform X2, whose product MLELFDYHLSVTKDTNGSSADSKDNPVLQAIPMLRSSFPDLVIACDVCLCSYTNHGHCGILRDNGSIHNELSIKRLAEVAVAYAKAGCHIVAPSDMMDGRVLAIKDALREAQMCSSVSLLSYAVKFASAFYGPFREASKSSPAFGNRKAYQLPPGSSGLAARAASRDVDEGCDLLMVKPGIAYLDILRQTKQAYPNIPLFVYQVSGEYAMLYHAAKAGSFSLEDGVAETLTAFRRAGADCIITYFAPLILDMLAEGKL is encoded by the exons ATGTTGGAACTATTCGATTACCATCTTTCAGTTACCAAG GATACCAATGGATCCAGTGCTGATTCGAAAGACAATCCAGTGCTCCAAGCAATTCCCATGTTAAGATCTTCATTTCCAGATCTTGTTATTGCATGTGAT GTGTGCCTGTGTTCCTATACAAATCATGGCCACTGTGGTATCTTGAGAGACAACGGTAGTATCCACAACGAACTGAGCATCAAGAGGCTTGCAGAAGTCGCTGTAGCTTATGCTAAAGCAG GTTGCCACATAGTTGCACCCTCGGACATGATGGATGGGAGGGTGTTGGCCATCAAGGATGCTCTGCGTGAAGCTCAGATGTGCTCATCAGTCTCTCTGCTCTCTTATGCTGTGAAGTTTGCCTCAGCGTTCTATGGACCGTTCCGTGAGGCATCAAAGTCGTCCCCTGCATTTGGCAACAGGAAAGCTTACCAGCTACCTCCTGGCAGTTCAGGCCTAGCAGCTAGAGCAGCG TCAAGGGATGTGGACGAGGGGTGTGACTTGCTCATGGTGAAACCTGGTATCGCATACCTGGACATCCTCCGCCAGACCAAGCAAGCCTACCCGAATATACCTCTGTTTGTATATCAG GTATCTGGTGAGTACGCCATGCTGTATCATGCAGCCAAAGCAGGTAGTTTCAGTTTGGAGGACGGCGTGGCTGAAACATTAACGGCTTTTCGTAGGGCAG GAGCTGACTGTATCATAACATACTTTGCTCCATTAATCTTGGATATGTTGGCAGAAGGCAagttatag
- the LOC124367425 gene encoding uncharacterized protein LOC124367425 isoform X1 — protein sequence MFSSWCNSRQNYIAQCSGSESLNLLSVLTMDNVESNKIPTRVSRDHRVCALCLLSNMEHTGVYDRGLWLSEVGDRDFQQATSETTRSIQQTANFSSRIYIRPEPALVRWKMAVRWFLRDFGSLCSVAVGTPCLCFVYGFVFLTLTFYLSHLIFKGIFSILLFLLLVSLITVMSLALPVYCWRSGIMDRLESRTRRRQRVEDPIPIEMPVEKPPLYETLVFTTPESAMASLPPPSYEVAIQASEIPQILQPDYNSRDANVAASLCPVHQQNSTRHPDITLLI from the exons ATGTTTTCCTCGTGGTGCAACTCGAGACAAAATTATATTGCACAGTGTTCTGGAAGTGAATCTTTAAATCTTCTATCAGTTTTAACTATGGACAATGTCGAGAGTAACAAAATACCGACCCGGGTCAGTCGTGATCATCGCGTGTGCGCGTTGTGCCTATTATCCAACATGGAGCACACGGGTGTTTACGACCGAGGATTGTGGTTGTCAGAGGTTGGTGATCGAGACTTCCAACAAGCAACGTCGGAAACCACAAGATCGATACAGCAGACCGCCAACTTTTCCTCGAGAATTTACATCAGACCTGAACCCGCCTTAGTGAGATGGAAGATGGCGGTTAGATGGTTCTTAAGAGACTTTGGAAGTCTATGCAGCGTTGCTGTAGGGACACCTTGCTTGTGCTTTGTGTACGGGTTTGTCTTCCTAACCCTTAccttttacctttcccacctcaTTTTCAAGGGTATCTTTTCCATATTGCTGTTCTTGTTGTTGGTGAGCCTGATAACAGTTATGTCACTTGCACTTCCGGTCTACTGTTGGAGGAGTGGAATTATGGATAGACTCGAGTCAAGGACGAGGCGGAGACAG AGGGTAGAGGATCCTATCCCTATTGAGATGCCTGTAGAGAAGCCTCCACTGTATGAAACACTCGTATTCACAACTCCTGAATCTGCAATGGCCTCCTTGCCCCCGCCATCGTATGAAGTAGCGATTCAAGCATCTGAAATCCCGCAGATTCTACAGCCTGATTACAACAG
- the LOC124367425 gene encoding uncharacterized protein LOC124367425 isoform X2, which yields MFSSWCNSRQNYIAQCSGSESLNLLSVLTMDNVESNKIPTRVSRDHRVCALCLLSNMEHTGVYDRGLWLSEVGDRDFQQATSETTRSIQQTANFSSRIYIRPEPALVRWKMAVRWFLRDFGSLCSVAVGTPCLCFVYGFVFLTLTFYLSHLIFKGIFSILLFLLLVSLITVMSLALPVYCWRSGIMDRLESRTRRRQRVEDPIPIEMPVEKPPLYETLVFTTPESAMASLPPPSYEVAIQASEIPQILQPDYNRDANVAASLCPVHQQNSTRHPDITLLI from the exons ATGTTTTCCTCGTGGTGCAACTCGAGACAAAATTATATTGCACAGTGTTCTGGAAGTGAATCTTTAAATCTTCTATCAGTTTTAACTATGGACAATGTCGAGAGTAACAAAATACCGACCCGGGTCAGTCGTGATCATCGCGTGTGCGCGTTGTGCCTATTATCCAACATGGAGCACACGGGTGTTTACGACCGAGGATTGTGGTTGTCAGAGGTTGGTGATCGAGACTTCCAACAAGCAACGTCGGAAACCACAAGATCGATACAGCAGACCGCCAACTTTTCCTCGAGAATTTACATCAGACCTGAACCCGCCTTAGTGAGATGGAAGATGGCGGTTAGATGGTTCTTAAGAGACTTTGGAAGTCTATGCAGCGTTGCTGTAGGGACACCTTGCTTGTGCTTTGTGTACGGGTTTGTCTTCCTAACCCTTAccttttacctttcccacctcaTTTTCAAGGGTATCTTTTCCATATTGCTGTTCTTGTTGTTGGTGAGCCTGATAACAGTTATGTCACTTGCACTTCCGGTCTACTGTTGGAGGAGTGGAATTATGGATAGACTCGAGTCAAGGACGAGGCGGAGACAG AGGGTAGAGGATCCTATCCCTATTGAGATGCCTGTAGAGAAGCCTCCACTGTATGAAACACTCGTATTCACAACTCCTGAATCTGCAATGGCCTCCTTGCCCCCGCCATCGTATGAAGTAGCGATTCAAGCATCTGAAATCCCGCAGATTCTACAGCCTGATTACAACAG